From a single Vicinamibacteria bacterium genomic region:
- a CDS encoding VOC family protein: MEIESIKYILMAQDMARAISFYRDVLGLSVQFDSAEWTELTFGSAIVALHGGGTGASRRTGLSFQVKDIRAACAEIVAGGGRVASPPMARPGEPIKLAEVVDTEGNTFALTEYVG, translated from the coding sequence ATGGAAATCGAATCGATCAAGTACATTCTCATGGCGCAGGACATGGCTCGAGCCATCAGTTTCTACCGGGACGTCCTCGGCCTTTCGGTGCAATTCGACTCGGCCGAGTGGACGGAGCTCACGTTCGGTAGCGCGATCGTGGCTCTCCATGGCGGTGGAACCGGGGCCAGCCGAAGGACCGGCCTGTCTTTTCAGGTCAAGGACATCCGGGCGGCCTGCGCGGAGATCGTAGCCGGCGGTGGCCGTGTCGCCTCACCGCCGATGGCCCGACCGGGAGAGCCCATCAAGTTGGCCGAAGTCGTCGATACCGAGGGGAACACCTTCGCTCTGACCGAGTACGTCGGCTGA